A window of Tautonia plasticadhaerens contains these coding sequences:
- a CDS encoding type II toxin-antitoxin system PemK/MazF family toxin, translating into MIRPGEVHITDFEQAGSHPVIVVSREPLNRGRYALVIVCTSARFAFRRTLPNCVPFQAGRFGFSAD; encoded by the coding sequence GTGATCCGGCCGGGTGAGGTCCACATCACCGACTTCGAGCAGGCGGGGTCGCACCCGGTCATCGTCGTCTCCCGAGAACCGTTGAACCGGGGACGATATGCCCTGGTCATTGTCTGCACGTCGGCTCGGTTCGCCTTCCGTCGGACCTTGCCGAACTGCGTTCCATTCCAGGCCGGCCGGTTCGGATTCTCGGCGGATTGA
- a CDS encoding sigma-70 family RNA polymerase sigma factor: protein MGLSPAHYLVWADGAEGAEEGRVMAKGLRAAESRPKDSGSGDGGNSDGDLVGRFLDRDGEEAEAAFSTLVGRHGPMVWRVCRAALGNDHEAQDAFQATFLVLVEHAGSIRRRESVASWLHGVARRVAATTRSATARRRAHERLAAEQAPRSADPPSGDDVGPVLHEELARLPQPARDVLILCDLEGLTEGQAARRLCLPIGTVRSRLARGRARLRKRLIRRGLAPALVLAWAASERAARAEVPADRIEELARAASHHAGRSFAGAASEAVLDLTRKTLGAMLMRKFNAFTVVAIGIGLISVAAPFARTAEEPADLKAIRGTWAVASVESQGGESPDADQVKKGRWIFDAKKLSVETAGEARKSSFTLDPDASPKAIDLVPLGGPENEKGKTFLGIYKIEGDSLTICMAAPGAVRPDRFATEQGTGTFLIALRRDQP from the coding sequence ATGGGGCTGTCCCCGGCCCACTATCTGGTATGGGCCGACGGCGCCGAGGGGGCTGAGGAGGGGAGGGTCATGGCGAAGGGGCTGAGGGCGGCGGAATCCCGGCCGAAGGACTCGGGGTCGGGGGACGGCGGGAACAGCGACGGAGATCTCGTGGGGCGGTTCCTGGATCGGGACGGAGAGGAGGCGGAGGCGGCCTTCTCGACGCTGGTCGGGCGTCACGGGCCGATGGTGTGGCGCGTCTGCCGGGCCGCGCTGGGGAACGATCATGAGGCCCAGGACGCCTTCCAGGCCACCTTCCTCGTGCTCGTCGAGCACGCCGGCTCGATCCGACGTCGCGAGTCGGTCGCGAGTTGGCTCCACGGCGTCGCACGCCGCGTCGCCGCCACCACGCGATCGGCGACCGCCCGACGCCGTGCCCATGAGCGGCTCGCCGCGGAGCAGGCCCCCCGGTCGGCCGATCCCCCGAGCGGCGACGACGTCGGCCCCGTCCTCCACGAGGAGCTCGCCCGACTCCCCCAGCCCGCCCGGGACGTCCTGATCCTCTGCGACCTCGAGGGGCTCACCGAGGGTCAGGCGGCCCGCCGGCTCTGCCTGCCGATCGGGACCGTCCGCAGCCGGCTGGCGCGCGGCCGGGCCCGCCTTCGCAAGAGGCTGATCCGCCGAGGGCTGGCACCCGCCCTGGTGCTGGCCTGGGCCGCGTCGGAGCGGGCTGCTCGTGCGGAGGTCCCCGCGGACCGGATCGAGGAACTCGCCCGGGCCGCGTCCCATCACGCGGGCCGTTCGTTCGCGGGGGCGGCCTCGGAGGCCGTCCTCGACCTCACCCGGAAGACTCTGGGAGCCATGCTCATGCGCAAGTTCAACGCGTTCACCGTCGTCGCGATCGGCATCGGGCTGATCTCCGTCGCCGCCCCCTTCGCGAGGACCGCCGAGGAGCCGGCCGACCTGAAGGCCATCCGCGGCACCTGGGCCGTCGCCTCGGTCGAGAGCCAGGGCGGGGAATCACCCGACGCCGATCAGGTCAAGAAGGGTCGCTGGATCTTCGACGCCAAGAAGCTCTCCGTCGAGACGGCCGGAGAGGCCCGCAAGTCCTCCTTCACTCTCGATCCCGACGCCTCCCCCAAGGCCATCGACCTCGTCCCGCTCGGCGGTCCGGAGAACGAGAAGGGGAAGACCTTCCTCGGCATCTACAAGATCGAGGGAGATTCGCTGACGATCTGCATGGCGGCCCCCGGCGCCGTCCGCCCCGACCGGTTCGCCACCGAGCAGGGGACCGGGACCTTCCTGATTGCCCTCCGACGCGATCAGCCCTGA
- a CDS encoding TVP38/TMEM64 family protein: MSGQDATEGGRGAGGRAGPALRWTLATLALLGLALLWRAVPASAWVDREVVPRVERAGAWGYVGFALVYAAGVVLMAPGSALTLASGYLFGPVAGAALAAASATLGASAAFLVARGVARGAVRRRVEGDRRFRAVDRAVSARGGRVVLLLRLSPIVPFNVLNYALGLTGVRFGAYALASFAGMLPGSAAYAFIGASAGDRRPGELGWGWWAFLVASTLLAVAVLSRIASLALADAEVDADADAEVGGRSGPSPPTPTPTPTPTSSAPDHPRSDRSPPP, translated from the coding sequence ATGAGCGGCCAGGATGCGACCGAGGGCGGTCGGGGGGCCGGGGGCCGGGCCGGGCCGGCGCTCCGCTGGACGCTGGCGACGCTCGCCCTGCTGGGCCTGGCCCTGCTGTGGCGGGCGGTGCCGGCGTCGGCCTGGGTCGACCGGGAGGTCGTCCCCCGGGTCGAGCGTGCCGGTGCCTGGGGGTATGTCGGCTTCGCGCTCGTCTATGCGGCGGGCGTGGTGCTGATGGCCCCGGGGTCGGCCCTGACCCTGGCGAGCGGCTACCTCTTCGGCCCGGTGGCGGGGGCGGCCCTGGCGGCGGCCTCGGCCACGCTGGGGGCGTCGGCCGCCTTCCTGGTCGCCCGAGGGGTCGCCCGGGGGGCGGTGCGCCGCAGGGTCGAGGGGGACCGCCGCTTCCGGGCGGTCGACCGGGCCGTGTCGGCGCGGGGGGGCCGGGTGGTCCTGCTGCTGAGGCTCTCGCCGATCGTGCCGTTCAACGTCCTGAATTACGCGCTGGGATTGACGGGGGTCCGCTTCGGGGCCTATGCCCTGGCCAGCTTCGCGGGGATGCTGCCGGGCTCGGCGGCCTATGCCTTCATCGGCGCCTCGGCCGGCGACCGCCGGCCCGGCGAGCTGGGCTGGGGCTGGTGGGCGTTCCTGGTCGCCTCGACGCTGCTGGCCGTCGCCGTGCTCTCCCGGATCGCCTCCCTGGCCCTCGCCGACGCCGAAGTCGATGCCGACGCCGACGCCGAAGTCGGCGGCCGATCCGGCCCCTCCCCCCCGACCCCGACCCCGACGCCGACCCCGACATCATCCGCCCCAGATCATCCTCGATCCGACCGGAGTCCCCCCCCATGA
- a CDS encoding DUF3500 domain-containing protein, protein MRGLKPSLALGTIGIISLALWAGAAVDRPGSAMATAAERFLDALDDQKRDLATFDFGDPERLNWHFIPRERDGLPVKQMSAEERNLAMGLLATGLSAEGAVKATTVMSLEQILHEMENNAPHRDPELYFFSIFGEPSNRGSWGWRVEGHHLSLNFTIEGGEVVSATPAFFGSNPAEVRQGDREGLRALAEVEDRALRLVQALDQGQQAEAIVAEEAPGDVRAANTPQPPAEEAVGLTYGKMTEAQRDLLRTLIEAYAMDMPARVAEAWLTEIRDAGPEKVAFAWFGPADRNQPHAYRVQGPTFLIEFNNTQNNANHIHSIWRSMLGDFGRPIAAE, encoded by the coding sequence ATGCGCGGACTGAAGCCGAGCCTGGCCCTGGGTACGATCGGGATCATCAGCCTCGCCCTCTGGGCCGGCGCCGCGGTCGACCGCCCCGGCTCCGCGATGGCGACCGCCGCGGAGCGGTTCCTCGACGCGCTGGACGACCAGAAGCGGGACCTCGCCACCTTCGACTTCGGGGATCCCGAGCGGCTGAACTGGCACTTCATCCCCCGGGAGCGCGACGGCCTGCCGGTCAAGCAGATGAGCGCCGAGGAGCGGAACCTGGCCATGGGCCTGCTCGCCACCGGCCTGAGCGCCGAGGGGGCCGTCAAGGCCACGACCGTGATGAGCCTGGAGCAGATCCTCCACGAGATGGAGAACAACGCCCCCCACCGCGACCCCGAGCTGTACTTCTTCAGCATCTTCGGCGAGCCGTCGAACCGGGGGAGTTGGGGCTGGCGAGTCGAGGGGCACCACCTGTCCCTGAACTTCACGATCGAGGGCGGGGAGGTCGTCTCGGCCACGCCGGCCTTCTTCGGCAGCAACCCGGCGGAGGTCCGCCAGGGGGACCGCGAGGGCCTGCGGGCCCTGGCCGAGGTCGAGGACCGGGCGCTGCGGCTGGTCCAGGCGCTGGACCAGGGCCAGCAGGCCGAGGCGATCGTCGCCGAGGAGGCCCCCGGCGACGTCCGGGCCGCCAACACGCCCCAGCCGCCCGCCGAGGAGGCCGTCGGCCTGACCTACGGCAAGATGACCGAGGCGCAGCGGGACCTGCTCCGCACCCTGATCGAGGCCTACGCGATGGACATGCCCGCCCGGGTGGCCGAGGCCTGGCTGACCGAGATCCGGGACGCCGGCCCCGAGAAGGTCGCCTTCGCCTGGTTCGGCCCGGCCGACCGCAACCAACCCCACGCCTACCGCGTGCAGGGGCCGACCTTCCTGATCGAGTTCAACAACACGCAGAACAACGCCAACCACATCCACAGCATCTGGCGGAGCATGCTCGGCGACTTCGGCCGGCCGATCGCCGCCGAGTGA
- a CDS encoding Gfo/Idh/MocA family protein: MMTDHRISRRSFAGGAAAAFAFTILPGRARGANERVNVACIGVGGKGRGEVSDVSEAGGNIVALCDVDLDRISGRDDPRQAHPDAKFYADFRRMLDEMDRQVDAVTISTPDHTHFHPALKAIRMGKHVYCQKPLTHSIWEARTLAEEARTHGVATQMGNQAHAGEPIRRGVEYIRAGLIGTVREVHTWTNRPIWPQGMGSPPEPEEVPETLDWDLWLGPAAGRPYSPAYVPFNWRGWWDFGTGALGDMGCHIMDMPFWALDLDAPTGFDATSEGNTPLSGPTASTVSYTFAPGEYSGDLVYTWSDGGRMPPDEAFSGFDLPKEQIARRFDLVMIGDKGKLLFSRGRTEWLTAPGALLEEFEAPEPTIPRVPNEDAEWLEACKGGPPALSNFDYSGPLTEFVLLGNLAIRLGRPLSWDSRGLRCPDAPEAEALIRREYRKGWEA; encoded by the coding sequence ATGATGACCGACCACCGCATCAGCCGACGGTCCTTCGCCGGGGGGGCCGCCGCGGCCTTCGCCTTCACGATCCTGCCGGGCAGGGCCCGGGGGGCGAATGAGCGGGTGAATGTCGCCTGCATCGGCGTCGGCGGCAAGGGCCGGGGGGAGGTCTCGGACGTCTCGGAGGCGGGCGGGAACATCGTCGCGCTCTGCGACGTCGACCTGGATCGCATCTCGGGCCGGGACGACCCCCGGCAGGCGCATCCCGACGCGAAGTTCTACGCCGACTTCCGCAGGATGCTCGACGAGATGGACCGGCAGGTCGACGCCGTCACCATCTCCACCCCCGACCACACCCACTTCCACCCGGCGCTGAAGGCGATCCGGATGGGCAAGCATGTTTATTGCCAGAAGCCCCTGACGCACTCGATCTGGGAGGCCCGGACCCTGGCCGAGGAGGCCAGGACGCACGGCGTCGCCACCCAGATGGGGAACCAGGCCCACGCCGGGGAGCCGATCCGGAGGGGCGTCGAGTACATCCGGGCCGGACTGATCGGCACCGTCCGGGAGGTCCACACCTGGACCAATCGGCCGATCTGGCCGCAGGGGATGGGCTCTCCCCCGGAGCCCGAGGAGGTTCCCGAGACCCTCGACTGGGATCTCTGGCTCGGGCCGGCGGCGGGGCGGCCGTACAGCCCGGCCTACGTGCCGTTCAATTGGCGAGGCTGGTGGGACTTCGGCACCGGGGCCCTGGGCGACATGGGCTGCCACATCATGGACATGCCGTTCTGGGCCCTCGACCTGGACGCGCCGACGGGATTCGACGCGACCTCGGAGGGGAACACGCCCCTCTCCGGCCCGACGGCCTCGACCGTCTCCTACACCTTCGCCCCGGGGGAGTACAGCGGGGATCTCGTCTACACCTGGTCCGACGGCGGCCGGATGCCCCCGGACGAGGCGTTCTCCGGCTTCGACTTGCCGAAGGAGCAGATCGCCCGCCGGTTCGACCTCGTCATGATCGGCGACAAAGGCAAGCTCCTCTTCTCCCGGGGCCGGACCGAGTGGCTGACCGCCCCGGGCGCACTGCTGGAGGAGTTCGAGGCCCCCGAGCCGACCATCCCTCGCGTCCCGAACGAGGACGCCGAGTGGCTGGAGGCCTGCAAGGGAGGCCCGCCGGCGCTGTCGAACTTCGACTATTCGGGCCCGCTGACCGAGTTCGTCCTGCTCGGCAACCTCGCCATCCGGCTCGGGCGGCCGCTCTCCTGGGACTCCAGGGGCCTCCGATGCCCGGACGCCCCCGAGGCCGAGGCGCTCATCCGTCGCGAGTACCGCAAGGGCTGGGAAGCCTGA
- a CDS encoding NAD(P)-dependent oxidoreductase, with translation MALEIAPGKTKIGWIGTGVMGSSMCGHLIDAGYSATVYNRSKEKCAPLVARGAKEAAGPKEVAANSDVIFTIVGYPKDVREVILGEDGVLAGAKSGSVVVDMTTSEPKLAEEIAAAAKSKGVHSIDAPVSGGDVGAKEARLSIMIGGEAEAVDAVRPLFEKMGKTIVHQGPAGAGQHTKMVNQILISTNMIGVCEALLYGHKAGLDLGTVLKSVGSGAAGSWSLNNLGPRIIKGDFDPGFYVEHFIKDMGIALAESRRLGLSMPGLALAEQLYQAVAAQGGSRNGTQALMLALAKLSNVDWDARG, from the coding sequence ATGGCCCTGGAGATCGCACCGGGCAAGACCAAAATCGGCTGGATCGGCACGGGGGTGATGGGGAGCTCGATGTGCGGGCACCTGATCGACGCCGGATATTCGGCGACGGTCTACAACCGCTCGAAGGAGAAGTGCGCCCCGCTGGTCGCCAGGGGGGCGAAGGAGGCCGCCGGGCCGAAAGAGGTCGCGGCGAACTCCGACGTGATCTTCACGATCGTCGGCTACCCCAAGGACGTCCGCGAGGTGATCCTCGGCGAGGACGGCGTGCTGGCCGGGGCGAAGTCGGGGAGCGTCGTCGTCGACATGACCACCAGCGAGCCGAAGCTCGCCGAGGAGATCGCCGCCGCCGCCAAGTCCAAGGGCGTGCACTCGATCGACGCCCCCGTCTCGGGCGGAGACGTGGGCGCCAAGGAGGCCCGGCTCTCCATCATGATCGGCGGCGAGGCGGAGGCCGTCGACGCCGTCCGCCCGCTGTTCGAGAAGATGGGCAAGACCATCGTGCACCAAGGCCCCGCCGGCGCCGGGCAGCACACGAAGATGGTCAATCAGATCCTCATCTCCACGAACATGATCGGCGTCTGCGAGGCCCTGCTCTACGGCCACAAGGCCGGGCTCGACCTGGGGACGGTGCTGAAGAGCGTCGGCTCCGGCGCCGCCGGGTCGTGGAGCCTGAACAACCTCGGCCCCCGGATCATCAAGGGGGACTTCGACCCCGGCTTCTACGTCGAGCACTTCATCAAGGACATGGGGATCGCCCTGGCCGAGTCCCGCCGCCTCGGCCTCTCCATGCCCGGCCTCGCCCTGGCCGAGCAGCTCTACCAGGCCGTCGCCGCCCAGGGCGGCTCCCGG
- a CDS encoding ferredoxin reductase domain-containing protein: protein MPPIVPDAPRDAPGPRYSPDRPGAARVASNDRITPEGVTELRHVTLDVSGLDYPYREGQSLGILIPGVEDRGHASTMRFYSIASGREGEGGVPGRLAFCVKRAASPDPTTGEIRPSPASDFLCGLRPGDEVALTGPFGSSFLMPDDPRSNLILVGTGTGVSPFRGFLQHAFCGRDDWTGQVRLFAGCRSAAECPYRGEFESYRDRPNYRSSFALSREQESPEGHRLYVHHRMEEQIEDLWTLLDLDRTKLYLCGIRGMEDHVERVLRRRAERDGISWPDFRRVLLDSGRLLIETY from the coding sequence ATGCCCCCCATCGTCCCCGACGCCCCCCGAGACGCCCCCGGCCCCCGCTACTCCCCCGACCGGCCCGGGGCCGCCCGGGTGGCGTCGAACGACCGGATCACCCCGGAAGGCGTGACGGAACTGCGGCACGTCACCCTCGACGTCTCGGGCCTGGACTACCCCTACCGGGAGGGCCAGAGCCTCGGCATCCTCATCCCCGGGGTCGAGGACCGCGGCCACGCCAGCACGATGCGGTTCTACTCGATCGCCTCGGGGCGGGAGGGCGAGGGGGGCGTCCCGGGCCGGCTGGCCTTCTGCGTCAAGCGGGCGGCCTCCCCGGATCCGACCACGGGCGAGATCCGGCCGAGCCCGGCCTCGGACTTCCTCTGCGGCCTCCGGCCCGGCGACGAGGTCGCCCTCACCGGGCCCTTCGGCTCGTCGTTCCTGATGCCCGACGACCCCCGGTCGAACCTGATCCTGGTCGGCACCGGCACCGGCGTCTCCCCCTTCCGGGGCTTCCTGCAGCACGCCTTCTGCGGGCGGGACGACTGGACCGGCCAGGTCCGCCTGTTCGCCGGCTGCCGGTCGGCCGCCGAGTGCCCCTACCGGGGCGAATTCGAGTCCTACCGCGATCGCCCGAATTACCGATCGTCCTTCGCCCTGAGCCGGGAGCAGGAATCCCCCGAGGGGCACCGGCTCTACGTCCACCACCGGATGGAGGAGCAGATCGAGGACCTCTGGACGCTGCTCGACCTCGACCGGACGAAGCTCTACCTCTGCGGCATCCGGGGCATGGAGGACCACGTCGAGCGGGTCCTCCGCCGCCGGGCCGAGCGGGACGGCATCTCCTGGCCCGACTTCCGCCGCGTCCTGCTGGACTCGGGGCGGCTGCTGATCGAGACGTACTGA
- a CDS encoding FAD-dependent oxidoreductase: MNANPLPPGRRTRIPRQGMPEQDAEARRRNFDEVNRGLTVLGASTEAMRCLECARPACVSGCPIGVKIRDFIALVTAGDYLGAAARIREDNVLPAITGRVCPQEAQCEGCCILGKKFEPVGIGHLERFVADYEREHGTLGLPEIAPPTGRKVAIIGSGPAGLSASGDLVRWGHAVTVFEALHEVGGVLAYGIPEFRLPKEIVRHEVDALRRMGVDFQTNVVVGKTMTIDELMNEEGYDAVLIATILAMAAGRKASRSIGAYLESGAWDTADAPV; this comes from the coding sequence ATGAACGCCAACCCCCTCCCCCCCGGGCGGCGGACCAGGATCCCCCGCCAGGGGATGCCCGAGCAGGACGCCGAGGCCCGCCGCCGCAACTTCGACGAGGTGAACCGCGGGCTCACCGTGCTCGGCGCCTCGACCGAGGCCATGCGATGCCTCGAATGCGCCAGGCCCGCCTGCGTCTCCGGCTGCCCCATCGGCGTGAAGATCCGGGACTTCATCGCCCTGGTCACCGCCGGGGACTACCTCGGCGCCGCCGCCAGGATCCGGGAGGACAACGTCCTGCCCGCGATCACCGGCCGGGTCTGCCCGCAGGAGGCCCAGTGCGAGGGCTGCTGCATCCTCGGCAAGAAGTTCGAGCCGGTGGGGATCGGTCACCTGGAGCGCTTCGTCGCCGATTACGAACGCGAGCACGGCACCCTCGGACTCCCCGAGATCGCCCCCCCCACCGGCCGGAAAGTCGCCATCATCGGCAGCGGCCCGGCGGGCCTGAGCGCCTCCGGCGACCTCGTCCGGTGGGGCCACGCGGTCACGGTCTTCGAGGCCCTGCACGAGGTCGGCGGCGTGCTCGCCTACGGCATCCCCGAGTTCCGATTGCCGAAGGAGATCGTCCGCCACGAGGTCGACGCCCTCCGACGCATGGGGGTCGACTTCCAGACCAACGTCGTCGTCGGCAAGACGATGACCATCGACGAACTCATGAATGAAGAAGGCTACGACGCCGTCCTGATCGCCACCATCCTCGCCATGGCCGCCGGCCGCAAGGCGTCCCGGTCGATCGGCGCGTACCTGGAATCCGGCGCCTGGGACACGGCCGACGCTCCGGTATGA
- a CDS encoding SPASM domain-containing protein: MAIDEGASPPGSRAFCILPFVGAYVRPDGSVLNCCCQRSPLGNLLESDFEAIWFGPLAGAVRRASLTPALHPICRESLGCPVLPRLRAGEGPDRVVGPLGWPTALSIALPDRHCNIGGESPTPETACIMCPRAHPGFDPPAGDHTDLIVGRLARLMPHLEELEIHGVAEAFWKARIFDVLDGLGYEAHADRVRVATISNGTTLSRETRRRWLGRCPRSRLLVSIDAATPATYRAIRRLDAYEVVIENVRRYARERGPGQALAIGHNINELNLGEVVRMVEVAAGLGVDALQMNLTIPLAPGIEPYLIGPRNAPAFADAHGRAVRRAAELGLPLEFVNPLELPAPGPGLVTLPAPA; this comes from the coding sequence GTGGCCATCGACGAGGGGGCCTCGCCGCCCGGGAGCCGGGCGTTCTGCATCCTGCCGTTCGTGGGGGCCTACGTCCGGCCGGACGGGTCGGTCCTGAACTGTTGCTGCCAGCGTTCCCCGCTGGGGAATCTCCTCGAGTCGGACTTCGAGGCGATCTGGTTCGGCCCCCTCGCCGGGGCCGTGAGGCGGGCGTCCCTGACGCCGGCGCTCCACCCGATTTGCCGGGAATCCCTGGGCTGCCCGGTGCTGCCCCGCCTCCGAGCCGGGGAGGGCCCCGACCGGGTCGTCGGGCCCCTCGGCTGGCCGACGGCCCTGAGCATCGCCCTGCCCGATCGGCACTGCAACATCGGGGGGGAGTCGCCGACCCCCGAGACCGCCTGCATCATGTGCCCCCGGGCCCATCCCGGGTTCGACCCCCCGGCCGGGGACCACACCGACCTGATCGTCGGCCGGCTGGCCCGGCTGATGCCGCACCTGGAGGAGCTGGAGATCCACGGGGTGGCCGAGGCCTTCTGGAAGGCCCGCATCTTCGACGTGCTCGACGGGCTCGGCTACGAGGCCCACGCCGACCGCGTCCGGGTCGCGACGATCTCCAACGGGACGACGCTCTCCCGGGAGACCCGACGGCGATGGCTGGGCCGCTGCCCGAGGTCCCGACTGCTGGTCTCGATCGACGCGGCGACTCCGGCGACCTACCGGGCGATCCGCCGGCTCGACGCCTACGAGGTCGTGATCGAGAACGTCCGCCGGTACGCCCGGGAGCGGGGGCCGGGCCAGGCCCTCGCGATCGGGCACAACATCAACGAGCTGAACCTCGGCGAGGTGGTGCGGATGGTCGAGGTCGCCGCCGGGCTCGGGGTCGACGCGCTGCAGATGAACCTGACGATCCCGCTCGCCCCGGGCATCGAGCCGTACCTGATCGGCCCCCGCAACGCCCCGGCGTTCGCCGACGCGCACGGGAGGGCCGTGCGACGGGCGGCCGAACTCGGCCTGCCGCTCGAATTCGTGAACCCGCTGGAGCTGCCCGCCCCGGGGCCCGGGCTGGTGACGCTCCCGGCGCCCGCCTGA
- a CDS encoding rhodanese-like domain-containing protein, with protein sequence MTQAIDIRRCSPEDLRRRLEAGDPVVVLDVREEEERRFCSIPLPGSATDLHVPIGHVPDLIDELRRVISGRSLFVYCHHGVRSLATARWLAEQGLADVANLEGGIDAWSSSVDPGVPRY encoded by the coding sequence ATGACCCAGGCCATCGACATCCGGCGGTGTTCGCCGGAGGATCTTCGTCGACGCCTCGAGGCCGGCGATCCGGTGGTGGTGCTCGACGTCCGGGAGGAGGAGGAGCGGCGATTCTGCTCGATCCCCCTGCCCGGGTCGGCCACCGACCTGCACGTCCCGATCGGCCACGTGCCCGACCTGATCGACGAGCTCCGCCGGGTCATCTCCGGCCGGTCGCTGTTCGTCTATTGCCACCACGGCGTCCGGTCGCTCGCCACCGCCCGATGGCTGGCCGAGCAAGGGCTGGCCGACGTGGCGAACCTGGAGGGCGGGATCGACGCGTGGTCGTCGTCGGTCGACCCGGGGGTGCCCCGGTATTGA
- a CDS encoding sulfide/dihydroorotate dehydrogenase-like FAD/NAD-binding protein: MFPILDAEPLAPEIMKFVVEAPRVARKRQPGQFVIVRLHDRGERIPLTIADADPGRGTITLIVQGIGKTTKLMNLLRPGDAVLDLVGPLGRPSDVRDYGTVVVIGGGVGTAIAWPTARALKEAGNRVLAILGARTSDLVILEPEMRAIADELEVVTDDGSLGRKGVVVDPLCEWILRRRRIDLVLAIGPVRMMQAVAELTRPAGIRTIVSLNALMVDGTGMCGGCRVATTGGTRFACVDGPEFDAHTIDFDTLARRNRTYASSEAAALDAFRADPASALDRVRSSCRLEDAPAPEEAPTR; the protein is encoded by the coding sequence ATGTTCCCGATCCTCGACGCCGAGCCCCTCGCCCCCGAGATCATGAAATTCGTGGTCGAGGCCCCCCGGGTCGCCCGGAAACGCCAGCCCGGCCAGTTCGTCATCGTCCGGCTCCACGACCGGGGCGAGCGGATCCCCCTGACCATCGCCGACGCCGACCCCGGCCGGGGGACGATCACGCTCATCGTCCAGGGGATCGGCAAGACGACGAAGCTGATGAACCTGCTCCGACCGGGCGACGCGGTGCTCGACCTCGTCGGCCCGCTCGGCCGGCCCTCCGACGTCCGGGATTACGGCACCGTCGTCGTCATCGGCGGCGGCGTCGGCACCGCCATCGCCTGGCCGACGGCCCGGGCGCTCAAGGAGGCCGGCAACCGCGTCCTCGCCATCCTCGGCGCCCGGACCAGCGACCTCGTCATCCTGGAACCCGAGATGCGGGCGATCGCCGACGAGCTGGAGGTCGTCACCGACGACGGCTCCCTCGGCCGCAAGGGCGTGGTGGTCGACCCCCTCTGCGAGTGGATCCTGCGACGCCGCCGGATCGACCTCGTCCTGGCCATCGGCCCCGTCCGGATGATGCAGGCCGTCGCCGAGCTGACCCGCCCGGCCGGGATCAGGACGATCGTCAGCCTCAACGCCCTGATGGTCGACGGCACCGGCATGTGCGGCGGCTGCCGGGTCGCCACGACCGGGGGGACCCGGTTCGCCTGCGTCGACGGCCCCGAGTTCGACGCCCACACCATCGACTTCGACACCCTCGCCCGCCGCAACCGAACCTACGCCTCCAGCGAGGCCGCCGCGCTCGACGCCTTCCGCGCCGACCCCGCCTCGGCCCTCGACCGCGTCCGCAGCTCGTGCCGGCTGGAAGACGCCCCGGCCCCGGAGGAGGCCCCGACCCGATGA